Genomic segment of Gaiellales bacterium:
GTTGTAGAGCACGGCCATGGCGAGCAGCGTGAGGGCGTAGGCGTAGACCGCCGCGTGCTCACCCTCGCGTTGCAGATGCTCGGCGACGAGCTTGGTCGGGAACGGGATGAACGAGACGACCATCAGGAACACCGTATTGATGAAGAGCAGCGTGCGGTCGACTCGCGCCATGCATCCCACGCACTCGTGGTGGTTGACCCAGATGATGCCGATGATGAGGAAGCTGGTCGCGTAGGCGAGATAGCTCGGCCA
This window contains:
- a CDS encoding TMEM175 family protein, with protein sequence WPSYLAYATSFLIIGIIWVNHHECVGCMARVDRTLLFINTVFLMVVSFIPFPTKLVAEHLQREGEHAAVYAYALTLLAMAVLYNVWWRYARRGRRLIDESVPQSRIDAISRAFDPGVPLYVVVLVVAFVSPLASVVLTLLLAAFYVPAGRLFERAAASP